One genomic window of Desmospora activa DSM 45169 includes the following:
- a CDS encoding cysteine desulfurase family protein, whose amino-acid sequence MIYLDNSATTRINPEVVRVMTDVMQNIYGNPASLHGLGGKAERLVTQARRALADTLRVSPSSLVFTSGGTESNNLAVKGAAYQFRQRGRHIVTTAVEHASVYEVMGQLKQEGWKVTVLPVDSLGRVDPQAVEEAVTEDTVLVSVMHVNNETGTIQPVQAIGERLRRYPKVLFHVDAVQAFGKVPLQPQQWGVDLMTFSAHKFHGPKGAGALYIREGVRLTPLLVGGGQEEGFRSGTLNVPGIVGLSKAAVLAEQQRLEATNRWADWKESMLEQVSETLTGMRVNGDVSRTGSAPHILSLSFPGLKSEVIVHALEEEGVIVSSKSACSSKGEKPSRILKAMGLSDEEAIGAIRISMGMDTEANDIDRVAEALKRVIPRLQQLMKVHGI is encoded by the coding sequence ATGATCTATCTGGACAATAGTGCTACAACGCGAATCAATCCTGAAGTGGTACGCGTCATGACGGATGTCATGCAAAACATATATGGAAATCCCGCCTCTCTCCATGGTTTGGGGGGGAAGGCGGAACGGCTAGTCACCCAGGCACGGCGGGCGCTGGCCGATACATTACGCGTCTCCCCTTCATCCCTCGTGTTTACTTCAGGCGGGACGGAATCAAACAACCTCGCCGTCAAAGGGGCGGCTTATCAGTTTCGCCAACGTGGTCGCCACATTGTGACGACTGCGGTCGAACATGCTTCTGTGTATGAAGTGATGGGACAGTTAAAGCAGGAAGGCTGGAAGGTTACGGTTTTGCCTGTGGACAGTCTGGGAAGAGTAGATCCGCAAGCGGTGGAAGAGGCAGTTACAGAGGATACCGTGCTTGTATCGGTGATGCATGTCAATAATGAAACGGGTACCATCCAGCCGGTACAAGCGATCGGGGAGCGACTGCGCCGCTACCCCAAGGTTCTTTTTCATGTGGATGCGGTTCAGGCTTTTGGCAAAGTCCCGTTGCAACCGCAACAATGGGGCGTTGATCTGATGACCTTCTCCGCCCATAAATTTCATGGACCGAAAGGGGCAGGTGCCCTCTATATTCGCGAAGGGGTGCGACTAACCCCGCTACTAGTCGGAGGAGGCCAGGAAGAGGGTTTTCGTTCAGGAACGCTAAATGTACCAGGAATCGTCGGCTTATCCAAAGCGGCGGTGTTAGCGGAGCAACAGCGCCTGGAGGCGACAAATCGGTGGGCGGACTGGAAAGAATCGATGTTGGAACAGGTGAGTGAAACATTGACAGGGATGCGGGTAAACGGAGATGTGAGTCGTACGGGCAGTGCTCCTCATATTCTTTCTCTTTCCTTTCCGGGGTTGAAGTCGGAAGTGATCGTCCATGCCTTAGAGGAAGAGGGAGTTATTGTCTCCAGTAAATCAGCCTGCTCTTCTAAAGGGGAGAAGCCTAGTCGCATTCTGAAGGCAATGGGGCTAAGTGATGAAGAGGCGATCGGGGCGATTCGAATCAGCATGGGGATGGATACGGAAGCAAATGATATCGACCGAGTCGCGGAGGCTCTAAAACGGGTAATTCCGCGATTACAACAACTGATGAAGGTGCATGGTATATGA
- a CDS encoding LacI family DNA-binding transcriptional regulator: protein MATIKDVATIAGVSPSTVSRVIAGSPRISEPTKEKVRQAMAQVNYVPNAIARSLAQANTRTVGFALSRRADHAFSNPFFSEVLRGMSAVAQLQGYNILLSISIDENEEKEKCLQLIRERRVDGLIISTSRIRDELISTLVQEEAPFVVIGRSMEHPVPAVNNDNVHAAAQATLHLLDQGYRDIAFIGGPNDMVVTLDRLQGYKQALKQRQLAVETERIASVGFSEESGFQALCHMRAHGITFDAILASDDLFALGALRFAHHAGLSIPADLGIVGFNDTPMMAYAHPPLTSVRILSYELGVEAMQLLLDGLADPEHWQHKKEVVLPSHLEVRASTARLKE, encoded by the coding sequence ATGGCTACGATCAAAGATGTTGCCACGATTGCAGGTGTATCTCCGTCAACGGTTTCCCGGGTGATCGCCGGGAGTCCCCGCATCAGTGAACCGACGAAGGAGAAGGTGCGGCAAGCGATGGCACAGGTGAACTATGTCCCTAACGCCATTGCCCGCAGCTTGGCCCAAGCCAATACACGTACCGTCGGCTTTGCTTTATCCCGAAGGGCTGATCACGCTTTTTCCAATCCCTTCTTTTCCGAGGTGTTACGGGGAATGTCTGCGGTGGCTCAGCTGCAGGGTTATAATATTTTACTTTCCATCAGTATAGATGAAAACGAAGAGAAGGAAAAATGTCTGCAATTGATTCGGGAGCGACGGGTGGACGGGTTGATCATTTCCACCTCCAGGATTCGCGATGAGCTGATTTCTACATTAGTGCAAGAAGAAGCTCCTTTTGTTGTGATTGGGCGCAGTATGGAGCATCCGGTGCCAGCAGTCAATAACGACAATGTTCACGCTGCTGCCCAAGCCACCTTACATCTACTGGATCAGGGGTATCGGGACATCGCCTTCATTGGTGGTCCAAACGATATGGTGGTAACGCTGGATCGGTTGCAGGGGTATAAACAAGCCTTGAAACAGCGGCAACTTGCGGTGGAAACGGAACGGATCGCATCTGTCGGCTTTTCGGAGGAGAGCGGATTTCAAGCCTTATGTCACATGCGCGCCCATGGGATTACATTTGATGCCATATTGGCCTCTGATGATCTGTTTGCCTTGGGTGCGCTTCGCTTTGCCCATCATGCTGGTTTATCCATTCCTGCCGATTTAGGGATCGTCGGCTTTAATGACACTCCGATGATGGCTTATGCTCATCCGCCTTTAACCAGTGTTCGCATCCTTTCTTATGAGCTGGGAGTGGAAGCGATGCAGTTGCTTTTGGATGGATTGGCGGATCCAGAACATTGGCAGCATAAAAAAGAAGTGGTTCTACCCTCCCACTTGGAGGTGCGCGCCTCCACCGCCCGCCTTAAGGAATAA
- a CDS encoding thioredoxin family protein, whose amino-acid sequence MARTESNMIPLGSPAPLFSLPDAVSGKIDSLDELKSDKATVIMFICNHCPFVKHVQAQLVQVAQDYQAKGVTFIAINANDAETYPDDSPENMKEVAAEAGYPFPYLFDESQEVAKAYQAACTPDFFVFDGELKLAYRGQLDDSRPQNGIPVTGESLRAALDLLLQGKPVPPEQKPSIGCNIKWKPE is encoded by the coding sequence ATGGCACGAACTGAATCCAACATGATTCCCCTCGGCAGCCCAGCTCCACTGTTTTCCCTACCGGATGCGGTATCAGGAAAAATCGATTCCCTGGATGAGTTAAAGTCCGACAAAGCGACCGTTATTATGTTTATCTGCAACCACTGTCCCTTTGTCAAGCATGTGCAGGCGCAACTGGTACAAGTGGCACAGGACTACCAAGCGAAGGGCGTCACTTTTATCGCCATCAACGCCAATGACGCAGAGACGTATCCCGACGATTCCCCAGAGAACATGAAGGAAGTGGCAGCAGAAGCGGGCTATCCATTCCCTTATCTTTTTGATGAATCCCAAGAAGTAGCAAAGGCGTATCAAGCAGCATGTACCCCTGACTTTTTTGTTTTTGACGGCGAGTTGAAGCTAGCCTATCGCGGCCAATTGGATGATTCCCGTCCCCAAAACGGCATTCCAGTGACCGGTGAATCGCTCCGGGCAGCTTTGGATCTTTTGTTGCAGGGAAAACCAGTCCCGCCGGAACAAAAACCGAGTATCGGCTGCAATATCAAATGGAAACCGGAATAA
- a CDS encoding AraC family transcriptional regulator, giving the protein MNLIFTDDGQASEDITKQYVISESIYPDTKTELELFGVHIRQVKGSWVYPEHHHTIYEINWVLNGHQIFTIEGRQHQQFTGDLILVRPGELHTSRGGNTEPFTYLCIHFNIDDKLFLPYLTHVDPLFFKADSSLARRMAPFLERIATLLKHPKFGLVEKMNMQALMFEMLGMLVIGLDEQEGRPLSERTVELAYQIAEQIERNLERSGQLQNSKIEKIATELNISVSYCNQLFKKVYHMSPRRYWSFKKLNKAKALLLQKNMTIEAVADELGYYDLSHFSRQFKRWTGLTPSQFRNNHTTRIDGRTKAAKR; this is encoded by the coding sequence GTGAACCTCATCTTTACAGACGATGGGCAGGCAAGCGAAGACATCACCAAGCAGTATGTCATTAGTGAATCCATTTACCCCGATACAAAAACAGAGCTTGAACTTTTCGGTGTGCATATACGACAAGTAAAGGGATCGTGGGTTTACCCGGAACACCATCATACGATTTATGAGATCAACTGGGTCCTCAACGGACACCAAATTTTCACCATCGAGGGCAGACAGCATCAACAGTTTACCGGCGATTTGATCCTTGTCAGACCAGGGGAACTCCATACCAGCCGAGGCGGAAATACGGAACCTTTCACATACCTATGCATCCATTTTAATATCGACGATAAATTGTTCTTGCCCTATTTAACCCATGTCGATCCATTGTTTTTTAAAGCAGACAGCAGCCTAGCCCGGAGAATGGCGCCTTTTCTTGAACGGATCGCCACCTTGCTCAAACATCCCAAATTTGGCTTGGTTGAGAAAATGAATATGCAAGCGTTGATGTTTGAAATGCTCGGCATGCTTGTGATCGGACTGGACGAGCAGGAAGGGAGGCCGCTTTCTGAGCGGACAGTGGAACTTGCCTATCAAATTGCCGAGCAGATTGAGCGCAATTTAGAGAGAAGCGGGCAGCTGCAAAACAGCAAGATAGAAAAAATCGCCACCGAACTAAACATTAGCGTTTCCTATTGCAACCAATTGTTTAAAAAAGTTTACCATATGTCCCCGCGAAGATATTGGTCGTTTAAAAAGCTAAATAAAGCGAAAGCACTGCTGTTACAAAAAAACATGACGATCGAAGCAGTTGCAGATGAACTCGGCTATTATGACCTTTCTCATTTTAGCCGCCAATTTAAGCGTTGGACCGGGCTTACCCCGAGTCAGTTCCGCAACAACCACACAACGCGAATAGACGGAAGAACAAAGGCTGCCAAAAGGTGA
- a CDS encoding glycoside hydrolase family 43 protein, which produces MIHNPVLKGFNPDPSICRVGDDFYMAVSTFEWFPGVQIHHSRDLKNWHLISRPLNRISQLNMIGNPDSGGVWAPCLSYYDGQFWLIYSDIKVVEGAWKDGHNYLVTCETVDGDWSEPIYLNSSGFDPSLFHDEDGRKYLLNMVWDQRVYNHQFYGIAIQEYDGQQKRLIGKPQIIFKGTDLGLTEAPHLYRKNGYYYLLTAEGGTKYEHAATIARSTHIYGPYEVHPHNPVLSSWSDPRHPLQKAGHASLVETQQGEWYMAHLMGRPVKRRGKKILQERGFCPLGRETSIQKVEWKDDWPYVVDGPLPSLEVEAPHLPEVEWEQDYPSCDQFQEPVLNHHFQTLRIPFDKEIGVLDHEAGILRLFGRESLHSKHTQALVARRWQSLTFDTATVVSFYPETFQQAAGIICYYDTENWVSAQITWHEEKGRILDLVQCDHFQVYQPLQGHEVTIPEDTASVHLKVCVRYDTFSFFYSFDGLHYEDFGVSFDSYKLSDDYIAHGGFFTGAFVGMHCQDTSGMRKHADFHSFSYKELEGKQIKELPFKHGGGKDEESVVRG; this is translated from the coding sequence ATGATTCACAACCCGGTATTGAAAGGCTTTAATCCCGATCCCAGCATCTGTCGCGTCGGTGATGATTTTTATATGGCGGTATCAACATTTGAATGGTTTCCAGGCGTGCAAATCCACCATTCGCGCGATTTAAAGAACTGGCACTTAATCAGCAGACCCCTTAACCGCATCAGTCAGTTAAACATGATCGGCAACCCGGATTCAGGCGGGGTATGGGCACCTTGTTTAAGCTATTACGATGGTCAGTTTTGGTTGATTTATTCCGATATCAAAGTGGTCGAAGGTGCATGGAAGGACGGGCACAATTATCTTGTGACATGCGAAACCGTCGATGGCGATTGGAGCGAACCGATTTATTTAAACAGCTCCGGCTTTGATCCTTCCCTATTCCATGATGAAGATGGACGCAAGTATTTGCTCAATATGGTGTGGGATCAGCGTGTGTACAACCATCAATTTTACGGAATTGCAATACAAGAATACGATGGCCAGCAAAAACGTTTGATCGGCAAACCGCAAATCATCTTTAAAGGGACGGACTTAGGTTTAACGGAAGCACCCCATCTCTACCGCAAAAACGGCTATTACTATTTGCTTACAGCAGAAGGTGGGACCAAGTATGAGCATGCTGCGACGATCGCTCGCTCCACGCACATATACGGGCCCTATGAAGTCCATCCCCACAACCCGGTTTTATCAAGCTGGTCAGATCCGAGGCACCCGTTGCAAAAGGCCGGGCATGCTTCCCTTGTGGAAACACAGCAAGGAGAATGGTATATGGCTCATTTAATGGGTCGGCCCGTGAAACGGCGAGGGAAAAAAATCTTACAAGAACGAGGATTTTGTCCACTAGGCCGGGAAACCTCCATTCAAAAAGTGGAATGGAAAGACGATTGGCCGTATGTAGTCGATGGACCGTTGCCTTCGCTTGAAGTGGAAGCGCCTCATTTGCCGGAAGTGGAGTGGGAGCAGGACTACCCCAGCTGCGATCAGTTTCAAGAACCTGTGTTAAACCATCATTTCCAGACATTGCGCATTCCTTTTGATAAGGAGATTGGCGTGCTTGACCACGAGGCGGGCATTCTGCGCTTGTTCGGGCGGGAGTCGCTCCATTCCAAGCATACCCAGGCCCTTGTCGCCCGGCGTTGGCAAAGCCTTACCTTTGATACGGCAACGGTAGTCTCTTTCTATCCAGAGACGTTTCAGCAGGCAGCGGGCATCATTTGTTATTATGACACGGAAAATTGGGTCTCTGCACAAATCACATGGCATGAGGAGAAAGGACGGATTTTGGATCTGGTCCAATGCGATCACTTTCAAGTGTACCAGCCGTTACAGGGACATGAAGTGACCATCCCGGAAGATACGGCTTCTGTTCATCTAAAAGTGTGTGTCCGTTACGATACATTTTCGTTTTTCTATTCCTTTGATGGTCTCCATTATGAAGATTTTGGCGTTTCATTTGATTCCTATAAGCTTTCGGATGATTATATCGCTCACGGTGGCTTCTTTACCGGCGCCTTTGTCGGCATGCATTGCCAAGATACATCCGGAATGCGCAAACATGCTGATTTCCATTCGTTTTCTTACAAAGAACTGGAAGGGAAACAGATAAAGGAACTTCCCTTCAAACATGGGGGCGGAAAAGATGAGGAAAGTGTTGTTCGGGGGTGA
- a CDS encoding beta-galactosidase, translating into MRKVLFGGDYNPEQWPKDVWETDTALFDEAHIDTVSVGIFMWGLIQKSEKEYDFTLMDEIMEHLYRTKRNVCLGTATAAHPAWMAKKYPDILRVDFEGRKRRFGQRHNSCPNSPTYQKFAPLMARKMAERYGHLDNIVAWHVNNEYGGICYSDESAEAFRIWLRNKYGSLEALNDAWYTSFWSHTFYDWDEIVPPNALSEHLGREKVTAFQGITLDYMRFNSDSLLANFITEKNELKAITPSIPVTTNMMGLFKPLNYFDWAPHLDFISWDNYPPDMQSEARMALTHDLMRGLKKGQSFWLMEQTPNVTACRDVNPIKRPGVNRLWSYQALAHGSDTVLYFQMRQSKGACEKYHGAIINHGSRNDTRVFKECKQIGAELNELGDAFTGGQTEAKCALLFDWDSWWAIEMSDGPSRYINYQQTIIAYYQALYQQKIAVDIVSADDSFEGYDIVVAPLYHMVKSNAHQALASFVARGGTLVTTYLSGLVDENNQAVLMDYPGHLKKMLGIWVEETDSLEEKHYNSMVVNQGYPFFTQASYPCNLLFDVIHPETAEVVAAYGSDYYQGTPVVTRNAYGKGEAWYIGSQADDKFLNDLFASICKHHQLHPLIAVSENVELASRKKGDWTYTFVLNHGNHREQMVMPLDAEELLSKCEYQAGDMVALRAKDVMILRWERRRPSGSRTPSRTNRIGQNTEKKQTH; encoded by the coding sequence ATGAGGAAAGTGTTGTTCGGGGGTGACTATAACCCGGAACAGTGGCCAAAAGACGTTTGGGAAACAGACACGGCTCTGTTTGATGAGGCGCATATCGATACCGTCTCCGTTGGGATTTTTATGTGGGGCTTAATCCAAAAAAGCGAGAAAGAGTATGATTTTACGCTGATGGATGAAATTATGGAGCATTTATATCGTACCAAACGCAACGTTTGTTTAGGAACGGCAACGGCTGCTCATCCCGCATGGATGGCTAAAAAATACCCCGATATCCTCAGGGTCGATTTCGAGGGTAGGAAACGACGTTTTGGGCAACGGCATAATTCTTGTCCCAATAGCCCGACGTATCAAAAGTTTGCGCCGCTGATGGCGAGAAAGATGGCTGAACGGTATGGTCACCTCGATAACATTGTCGCTTGGCATGTAAACAATGAGTACGGTGGCATTTGCTATTCGGATGAGTCGGCAGAAGCGTTTCGCATATGGCTCAGGAACAAGTATGGATCACTGGAAGCACTAAATGATGCCTGGTACACCTCCTTTTGGTCGCATACGTTTTACGATTGGGACGAAATCGTTCCACCCAATGCCTTGAGCGAGCATCTCGGGCGGGAAAAGGTAACCGCCTTTCAAGGAATCACCCTCGATTATATGCGCTTTAATTCCGATAGCTTGCTTGCCAATTTCATTACTGAAAAGAACGAATTGAAAGCGATTACCCCTTCGATCCCCGTGACAACCAATATGATGGGCCTATTTAAGCCGCTTAATTATTTTGATTGGGCCCCTCATCTGGACTTCATCTCTTGGGATAATTACCCACCTGATATGCAGTCAGAGGCCCGCATGGCCTTAACCCATGATTTAATGAGAGGATTAAAAAAAGGGCAGTCGTTCTGGTTGATGGAGCAGACGCCGAATGTGACTGCTTGCCGCGATGTGAACCCGATTAAGCGCCCAGGTGTAAATCGACTTTGGAGTTATCAAGCCCTGGCCCATGGGTCGGATACGGTACTCTATTTCCAAATGCGGCAGTCAAAGGGGGCTTGTGAAAAATACCACGGTGCCATCATTAATCATGGCAGCAGAAATGATACGCGGGTGTTTAAAGAATGTAAACAGATTGGCGCAGAATTGAACGAACTCGGGGATGCCTTCACAGGCGGGCAAACAGAGGCAAAATGTGCCTTGTTGTTTGATTGGGATAGCTGGTGGGCGATCGAGATGTCCGATGGCCCCTCCCGCTATATCAATTACCAGCAGACCATCATCGCTTATTATCAAGCGCTGTATCAGCAAAAGATAGCCGTCGATATCGTCAGCGCAGACGATTCTTTTGAAGGATATGATATCGTCGTCGCTCCCCTTTATCACATGGTCAAGTCAAACGCTCATCAAGCCCTTGCGTCATTTGTCGCACGCGGAGGCACCCTTGTAACCACCTATTTGAGCGGACTGGTGGATGAAAATAATCAAGCAGTGTTAATGGATTATCCCGGCCATTTGAAAAAGATGCTGGGCATATGGGTAGAGGAAACGGATTCGTTGGAGGAAAAACACTACAACTCCATGGTTGTCAATCAGGGGTACCCATTTTTCACGCAAGCGTCTTACCCATGTAATCTTTTATTTGATGTGATCCACCCGGAGACGGCTGAGGTAGTTGCTGCATACGGAAGTGATTACTATCAGGGAACCCCCGTTGTCACACGCAATGCTTATGGAAAAGGAGAAGCCTGGTATATCGGCAGTCAAGCAGACGACAAATTCCTAAACGATCTGTTTGCTTCGATATGCAAGCACCATCAACTTCACCCTCTTATCGCTGTTTCCGAAAATGTCGAGCTAGCGAGTCGAAAAAAAGGCGACTGGACCTATACTTTTGTCCTCAACCACGGAAATCATCGAGAACAAATGGTGATGCCGCTGGATGCCGAGGAGCTTTTGAGTAAGTGTGAGTATCAAGCAGGCGATATGGTTGCGTTAAGGGCAAAGGATGTCATGATTTTAAGGTGGGAAAGGAGGAGGCCAAGTGGAAGTCGCACGCCAAGCAGAACGAACCGTATTGGGCAGAACACCGAAAAAAAACAAACGCATTGA
- a CDS encoding carbohydrate ABC transporter permease produces MEVARQAERTVLGRTPKKNKRIDKNRYGYYFLVPFAVIFIVFNLYPILYTFYLSMTSYDGLNKPEFVGLANYVTLARDPLFYQAFYNTVKIWIVGFIPQITMALIIAYTFTIAKVKGAALFKAVYYVPNLVTAATIGVLFSAILGFPNGLLNQLLLQWNLIDGPMNFLTMPHFTQNTIAAINWWMWFGNNMLICLAGMSAISNDYYEAAKIDGANLAKIFTSITLPLMKPILLYLMLTSFIGGLQLFDLAQVMTDGMGAPNNALNTLVLYLYNQGFVFNNFGYSSAIAYGMFMIILVFSCILFLLSYRKKVR; encoded by the coding sequence GTGGAAGTCGCACGCCAAGCAGAACGAACCGTATTGGGCAGAACACCGAAAAAAAACAAACGCATTGACAAGAACCGCTATGGCTATTATTTTCTTGTACCCTTTGCGGTTATTTTTATCGTTTTTAATCTCTATCCGATTTTGTATACGTTTTATTTAAGCATGACGAGCTATGATGGCTTAAATAAACCTGAGTTTGTCGGCCTTGCAAATTATGTAACGCTCGCGCGCGATCCGTTGTTTTACCAGGCTTTTTATAACACGGTCAAAATATGGATCGTCGGTTTTATTCCGCAGATTACGATGGCCCTTATCATCGCGTATACGTTTACGATTGCGAAAGTAAAGGGAGCAGCATTGTTTAAAGCGGTGTATTATGTGCCCAATTTAGTAACCGCAGCAACGATTGGTGTGCTTTTTAGCGCCATTCTCGGGTTTCCAAACGGCCTTTTAAACCAGCTGCTTCTACAATGGAATCTCATTGACGGGCCGATGAACTTTTTAACCATGCCCCATTTTACCCAGAACACGATTGCTGCGATTAACTGGTGGATGTGGTTTGGAAATAACATGTTAATTTGCTTGGCTGGAATGAGCGCCATTTCAAACGATTATTATGAAGCCGCTAAAATCGACGGTGCAAACTTAGCGAAAATTTTTACATCCATCACGCTTCCGTTAATGAAGCCCATTCTTTTGTACCTCATGCTTACTTCGTTCATCGGCGGTTTGCAATTGTTTGATTTGGCTCAGGTCATGACCGATGGCATGGGAGCACCCAATAATGCGTTAAACACACTGGTTCTTTATCTCTATAACCAAGGTTTTGTGTTTAATAACTTCGGCTATTCCTCTGCGATTGCTTACGGGATGTTTATGATCATCCTTGTCTTTTCCTGTATTCTCTTTTTGCTCAGCTACCGAAAGAAGGTGCGGTAA
- a CDS encoding carbohydrate ABC transporter permease gives MKRVMKRPLKYLLYLSLILLAVICFMPFYLMIVNATRSNGEILSQFRFIPGTYLLQNFRDMSEIYNVFGAFWNSVFVTVSATVLTCYVSALTAFAFAVYRFRGRNLLFALVLITMMIPSQLGILGLYELSAALRILNTYTPLIIPAAAAAPAVFFIKQYGEIALPPSLIEAARVEGAKELKIFHAIGLPILAPAIATMAIFQFVANWNNYLYPLILLFDPEKYTLPVLIASMSSSVYDPNLGVLYLAIAVSTMPIMIVFFFCSKFVIAGLTAGAVKE, from the coding sequence TTGAAGCGAGTCATGAAACGCCCACTTAAATATCTACTGTATTTGTCCCTTATCCTACTAGCGGTCATCTGTTTTATGCCGTTTTACTTAATGATCGTGAATGCAACACGGAGCAACGGCGAAATCCTGAGTCAGTTTCGATTTATACCAGGGACATATCTGCTCCAAAACTTTCGTGATATGAGCGAAATCTACAATGTTTTCGGCGCTTTTTGGAACAGTGTTTTTGTAACCGTTTCCGCGACGGTGCTTACTTGTTATGTTTCTGCTTTGACCGCTTTCGCTTTTGCCGTGTATCGGTTTAGAGGAAGAAATCTTTTGTTTGCGCTTGTACTGATCACGATGATGATCCCATCACAGCTCGGCATTCTTGGACTGTACGAATTAAGTGCGGCTCTTCGTATTTTAAATACCTATACCCCACTGATTATCCCGGCTGCTGCCGCTGCTCCTGCTGTTTTCTTTATCAAACAATACGGTGAAATTGCGCTACCGCCAAGCTTAATTGAAGCGGCACGCGTAGAGGGGGCGAAAGAATTGAAGATTTTCCATGCGATTGGCCTGCCGATTCTCGCTCCGGCGATCGCCACTATGGCGATTTTTCAATTTGTCGCCAACTGGAACAACTACCTGTATCCGCTCATCCTGTTGTTTGATCCGGAGAAATATACGCTCCCGGTTCTGATCGCATCGATGAGCTCATCGGTGTATGATCCCAATTTAGGCGTCCTTTATTTAGCCATCGCCGTATCCACGATGCCGATTATGATCGTCTTCTTTTTCTGCTCCAAATTCGTCATCGCCGGACTTACAGCCGGTGCTGTCAAAGAATAG
- a CDS encoding ABC transporter substrate-binding protein: MRMLLLVVLLATLLYGCNYDASSEKKDTLTIWIPFDLDRETMEEFEEEYGVTIDVTILNATDLQVKLTQVLKTQQNVPDIVYLYDSITRRWVESDVTFLDLSEAFPEDIAYYEENFPEHVTALGRNDQGEMKAVGYQNPIGVAYYNRELAKELIGSDDPKKVAEATSSLKRLFALNDQLKEMNVGSQLIGNIEDFQKMYLLKRKEPWVIEDKLIISDEAMELFDISKKMYEENMFAAEVPTDSSYTTGFTEGSFFLDYNPTWKLNTIADLTKETEGYGNWGIANPFIPYHNGGTWIGITKDAKNPKLAWEFVKRVALDEEHLYQDAMKRGDVPANERVMERIVAEERPSDVLGGQDPYAAFHDAAIERSNILTQYDRSINNYFLDVLRQYAVGTTPKDEALTNFKRNVKSAYPDLEVE, from the coding sequence ATGCGAATGCTGTTGCTTGTTGTCTTGCTTGCCACCCTTCTGTACGGCTGTAACTACGACGCCTCATCCGAAAAAAAAGATACCCTTACTATTTGGATCCCCTTTGACTTGGATCGAGAGACGATGGAAGAATTTGAAGAAGAGTATGGAGTAACCATCGATGTCACCATTTTAAATGCGACTGATTTACAGGTGAAATTGACGCAAGTATTAAAAACCCAGCAAAATGTTCCTGATATTGTCTACCTTTATGATTCGATTACACGAAGATGGGTCGAAAGCGATGTCACTTTCTTGGATCTGTCAGAAGCGTTTCCCGAAGACATCGCTTACTATGAGGAAAATTTCCCGGAGCATGTCACCGCTCTCGGGCGAAATGACCAGGGGGAAATGAAAGCTGTCGGCTACCAAAATCCCATCGGTGTCGCTTATTACAACCGGGAGCTGGCAAAAGAACTGATCGGCAGCGATGACCCGAAGAAAGTCGCAGAAGCAACCTCATCCCTTAAGCGTCTATTTGCTTTGAACGATCAATTAAAGGAAATGAATGTTGGCAGCCAACTGATTGGTAATATCGAAGATTTTCAAAAGATGTATCTATTAAAACGGAAAGAACCCTGGGTGATAGAGGATAAACTCATCATCAGCGATGAGGCGATGGAGCTGTTTGACATATCGAAGAAAATGTACGAAGAGAACATGTTTGCGGCGGAAGTTCCAACTGATTCTTCCTACACGACGGGCTTTACTGAAGGTTCATTCTTCCTTGACTATAACCCGACATGGAAACTAAATACCATCGCTGACCTGACGAAAGAGACAGAGGGATACGGAAATTGGGGCATCGCAAATCCGTTTATCCCCTACCATAATGGCGGTACTTGGATCGGCATTACCAAGGATGCCAAAAATCCGAAACTGGCGTGGGAATTTGTCAAACGGGTAGCATTGGATGAGGAGCACCTATATCAGGATGCCATGAAGCGAGGGGACGTCCCTGCAAATGAACGAGTGATGGAACGGATTGTAGCAGAGGAACGCCCCTCTGATGTGCTTGGCGGCCAAGACCCTTATGCAGCCTTTCACGATGCGGCGATTGAACGAAGCAATATCCTTACGCAATATGATCGTTCCATTAACAATTATTTTTTGGATGTTTTGCGCCAGTACGCCGTTGGCACCACTCCAAAGGATGAGGCGCTTACAAACTTTAAACGTAACGTAAAAAGCGCTTACCCGGATTTAGAAGTGGAGTAA